Proteins found in one Exiguobacterium sp. 9-2 genomic segment:
- the rluF gene encoding 23S rRNA pseudouridine(2604) synthase RluF: MRINKFISETGFCSRRAADKLVDAGRVTINGLTAELGSQAEETDVVEIDGQPLQTKPKPVYIVLNKPVGITCTTELDIEGNIIDFVNHPKRIFPIGRLDKDSDGLILLTNDGDVVNRILRAENNHDKEYIVTVDAPITDTFIQGMASGVDILGTTTKECIVEPLETRTFRIILTQGLNRQIRRMCKEFGYRVKRLQRVRIMNIELGDLPIGSWRDLTEEELRELFKTLDAQ; the protein is encoded by the coding sequence ATGCGAATCAACAAATTCATTAGTGAAACGGGCTTTTGCTCAAGGCGTGCTGCCGATAAATTAGTCGACGCAGGTCGTGTGACGATCAACGGTCTGACGGCAGAACTCGGCTCGCAAGCTGAAGAGACGGACGTCGTCGAAATCGACGGTCAGCCACTCCAAACGAAACCAAAACCCGTCTACATCGTCTTAAATAAACCGGTCGGCATTACGTGTACGACGGAGCTTGATATCGAAGGAAATATCATCGATTTCGTTAATCATCCGAAGCGGATTTTCCCGATCGGTCGTCTCGACAAGGATTCAGACGGCTTGATTCTTTTGACGAATGACGGTGATGTCGTCAACCGGATTCTCCGGGCAGAAAACAATCACGATAAGGAATATATCGTGACTGTCGATGCCCCGATCACGGACACATTCATTCAAGGAATGGCGAGTGGTGTTGACATTCTTGGTACAACGACGAAGGAATGTATCGTTGAACCACTTGAGACACGGACATTTCGCATCATTTTAACGCAAGGGTTAAATCGTCAGATTCGTCGAATGTGTAAAGAGTTCGGCTACCGGGTCAAACGGCTGCAGCGCGTCCGGATCATGAACATCGAGCTTGGCGATTTACCGATTGGTTCTTGGCGTGATTTGACGGAAGAGGAATTACGCGAATTGTTTAAGACGCTTGACGCACAATAA
- the mtaB gene encoding tRNA (N(6)-L-threonylcarbamoyladenosine(37)-C(2))-methylthiotransferase MtaB, whose protein sequence is MATVAFQTLGCKVNHYETEAVWQLFKDAGYARVDFADHADVYVVNTCTVTNTGDKKSRQVIRRAIRQNPDSVICVTGCYAQTSPAEIMAIPGVDVVVGTQDRHKMIGYIEQFREERMPINAVGNIMKAKVYEELDVPAFTDRTRASLKIQEGCNNFCTFCIIPWARGLMRSRQPEDVLKQAQQLVDAGYKEIVLTGIHTGGYGEDLKDYNLAKLLKALESVNGLERLRISSIEASQITDEVLDVLKDSPIVVRHLHVPIQSASDTVLRRMRRKYTMAEFGERITRLKEVLPDCAITSDVIVGFPGETEEEFMETFNFINDHKFSELHVFPYSKRTGTPAAMMDDQVEESIKEERVARLIALSDQLAKEYASKYEGELLEIIPEEFSEEAGGRLVGYTDNYLRVAIEGDESMIGQLVRVKITKAGYPMNDGQFVRIMQTLKDAVV, encoded by the coding sequence ATGGCAACTGTTGCCTTTCAAACGCTTGGCTGTAAAGTCAACCATTACGAAACAGAAGCTGTCTGGCAACTGTTCAAGGACGCTGGTTACGCACGCGTTGATTTTGCTGATCATGCGGACGTTTATGTCGTCAATACATGTACGGTCACGAATACCGGAGATAAGAAAAGTCGCCAAGTCATCCGACGGGCGATTCGCCAAAATCCGGATAGTGTCATCTGCGTAACGGGCTGTTATGCCCAAACATCTCCTGCTGAAATCATGGCGATTCCTGGCGTCGATGTCGTCGTCGGAACACAAGATCGGCATAAAATGATTGGATACATTGAACAATTCCGTGAAGAACGCATGCCAATCAATGCGGTCGGAAACATCATGAAAGCAAAAGTCTATGAAGAACTGGATGTACCGGCCTTTACGGACCGGACACGGGCTTCTCTGAAAATTCAGGAAGGCTGTAACAATTTCTGTACGTTCTGTATCATCCCATGGGCGCGTGGTCTCATGCGGTCTCGTCAACCAGAAGATGTCTTGAAGCAAGCACAACAGCTCGTTGATGCGGGTTATAAAGAAATCGTCTTGACGGGCATCCATACAGGTGGCTACGGAGAAGACTTAAAAGACTACAACTTAGCGAAATTACTTAAAGCACTCGAATCCGTCAATGGACTCGAACGTTTGCGGATTTCGTCGATCGAAGCTAGTCAAATCACGGACGAGGTACTTGATGTCCTGAAGGATTCACCGATTGTCGTTCGTCACTTGCACGTTCCGATCCAGTCGGCTTCCGATACGGTCCTTCGCCGGATGCGCCGGAAGTATACGATGGCAGAATTCGGGGAACGGATTACGCGTTTGAAGGAAGTCCTGCCTGACTGTGCGATTACGTCAGATGTCATCGTCGGTTTCCCAGGTGAGACGGAAGAAGAGTTCATGGAAACGTTCAACTTTATCAACGATCATAAGTTCAGTGAGTTGCATGTCTTCCCGTACTCAAAACGGACAGGAACACCCGCTGCGATGATGGATGATCAAGTCGAGGAATCAATCAAAGAAGAACGCGTCGCGCGTTTGATCGCTTTATCGGATCAACTCGCAAAGGAATATGCTTCGAAATACGAAGGGGAACTGCTTGAGATCATTCCGGAAGAATTCTCGGAAGAAGCAGGCGGTCGTCTCGTCGGTTACACAGATAACTATTTGCGTGTCGCAATCGAAGGCGATGAGTCGATGATCGGACAACTCGTTCGTGTCAAAATCACGAAAGCCGGTTATCCGATGAACGATGGTCAATTCGTTCGCATCATGCAGACACTTAAAGACGCTGTAGTCTAA
- a CDS encoding 16S rRNA (uracil(1498)-N(3))-methyltransferase yields the protein MQRYFVEPSMRQGDVFHLPKDDAHHMKNVMRMEVGGEILVLDGTGLYRCRLEALEKQVASARIEETLPIETELPIRVTIAHGLPKGDKIELVAQKATELGIHHLRIFEADRSVSKWDQKKVPKKIERLEKIVKEAAEQSYRAHLPTVDFVAYDEVLQDASNYTACLVAYEESAKQGEASVLATTLAGLQEGDSLLVVIGPEGGFAEAEIARLTDAGFKQAALGRRILRTETAPFYVLSAVSYHFELKG from the coding sequence ATGCAACGGTATTTCGTCGAGCCTTCGATGCGTCAGGGAGATGTTTTTCATCTCCCGAAAGATGATGCACACCATATGAAAAACGTCATGCGGATGGAAGTCGGCGGAGAGATTCTCGTGCTCGATGGAACAGGTCTTTACCGGTGTCGCCTTGAAGCACTCGAGAAACAGGTAGCTTCTGCCCGTATCGAAGAGACGCTACCGATCGAGACGGAGCTACCGATTCGTGTGACGATCGCCCATGGATTGCCAAAAGGCGATAAGATCGAACTCGTTGCCCAAAAAGCAACGGAACTCGGGATCCATCATCTACGGATTTTCGAAGCCGACCGTTCCGTCTCGAAATGGGATCAGAAGAAGGTTCCGAAAAAGATTGAACGACTCGAAAAAATCGTCAAGGAAGCAGCGGAACAATCGTACCGTGCCCACTTGCCGACGGTCGACTTCGTGGCGTATGATGAAGTCTTACAGGATGCATCGAACTATACGGCTTGTCTGGTTGCCTATGAAGAATCAGCGAAACAAGGGGAGGCTTCCGTCCTCGCTACGACGCTTGCTGGACTGCAAGAGGGAGATTCCCTTCTTGTCGTCATCGGACCTGAAGGTGGGTTCGCTGAAGCAGAAATCGCACGTTTGACGGATGCCGGTTTTAAACAAGCCGCTCTAGGGCGCCGCATCTTACGGACGGAAACGGCACCATTTTATGTCCTTTCCGCCGTCTCGTATCATTTTGAATTGAAAGGGTGA